A part of Vigna radiata var. radiata cultivar VC1973A chromosome 11, Vradiata_ver6, whole genome shotgun sequence genomic DNA contains:
- the LOC106776432 gene encoding cytochrome P450 71D11 isoform X1, with protein sequence MESQPLHMFGLGISFFLFMILALKIGTNLKKTESSQKIPPGPWKLPVIGNIHNLLSSAPHTKLRDLAKIYGPLMHLQLGEVFTIIVSSPEYAKEIMKTHDLIFASRPTILASDIMAYESTDIMFSPYGKYRRQLRKICTLELFTHKRVNSFNPIREEELTNLVKMIDSHKGSPFNLTDALLSSVYNIISRASFGMKCKDQEEFISVLNEAITVGSGFNIGDLFPSAKWLQLLSGLRPKIERLHQQLDHILDGIINEHKEAKSKAREGHGEAQEDLVDVLLKFQDDNDTNQDIYLTNNNIKAIILVLIITLQDIFAAGGETSATTINWAMAEIIRDPRVMKKAQAEVREVFKMKGRVEGNSMNELMYLKSIVKETLRLHPPTPLLLPRKCGQTCEINGYQIPVESKVIVNAWAIGRDPNYWTEADSFYPERFIDNSIDYKGTNFEYIPFGAGRRICPGSTFGLVNIEVALAFLLYHFDWKLPKGMKNEDLDLTEQFGATVRRKEDLYLIPVTFHPLLGNGADCRVRKNQFQD encoded by the exons ATGGAGTCTCAACCACTTCACATGTTTGGCCTTGGAATATCCTTTTTCCTCTTCATGATTCTGGCACTCAAAATAGGGACCAATCTGAAGAAAACTGAGTCATCTCAAAAAATACCACCGGGACCATGGAAGCTACCTGTCATAGGAAACATACACAATCTTCTTTCATCTGCACCACACACAAAATTAAGAGACTTGGCCAAAATATATGGTCCCTTGATGCATCTCCAACTTGGGGAGGTCTTCACAATCATTGTTTCCTCTCCAGAATATGCCAAGGAGATCATGAAAACCCATGATCTCATCTTTGCATCAAGGCCTACAATTCTAGCTTCTGATATAATGGCTTATGAGTCCACTGATATTATGTTTTCACCTTATGGAAAATATCGGAGACAGCTGAGAAAAATATGCACACTGGAGCTTTTCACTCACAAGCGTGTCAACTCATTCAATCCAATAAGAGAAGAAGAGCTCACCAATCTTGTCAAAATGATTGATTCACATAAAGGGTCACCCTTCAACCTCACCGATGCACTACTTTCATCGGTGTATAACATCATTTCAAGAGCTTCGTTTGGCATGAAATGCAAAGACCAAGAAGAATTCATATCAGTGCTAAACGAAGCCATAACAGTTGGATCAGGTTTTAACATTGGAGATTTGTTTCCTTCTGCTAAATGGCTTCAACTTTTGAGTGGTCTGAGGCCTAAGATTGAGAGGTTGCATCAACAACTTGATCACATACTAGATGGTATCATCAATGAACACAAGGAGGCAAAGTCAAAAGCCAGAGAAGGCCATGGTGAAGCACAGGAAGATTTGGTAGATGTTCTGCTAAAATTCCAGGATGATAATGATACCAACCAGGATATTTACTTAACTAACAACAACATCAAGGCTATAATCCTG GTCTTGATAATCACTTTACAGGACATCTTTGCTGCTGGAGGTGAGACTTCTGCAACTACGATAAATTGGGCAATGGCTGAGATAATAAGGGATCCACGAGTAATGAAGAAAGCACAAGCTGAGGTGAGAGAGGTATTCAAAATGAAAGGAAGGGTTGAAGGAAATTCCATGAATGAACTCATGTATTTGAAATCAATTGTGAAAGAGACCCTGAGGTTACACCCTCCAACTCCTCTTTTACTTCCAAGAAAATGTGGACAGACATGTGAGATTAATGGATATCAAATACCAGTAGAAAGTAAGGTAATTGTGAATGCTTGGGCAATTGGAAGAGATCCAAACTACTGGACTGAAGCTGATAGCTTTTATCCAGAGAGATTCATTGATAACTCTATTGACTATAAAGGGACAAATTTTGAGTACATTCCATTTGGTGCTGGAAGAAGAATATGCCCAGGAAGCACCTTTGGTTTAGTCAATATTGAGGTTGCCCTTGCATTTTTGTTGTATCACTTTGATTGGAAGCTTCCAAAGGGAATGAAAAATGAGGACCTGGACCTCACCGAACAATTTGGAGCAACtgttagaagaaaagaagatcTATACTTGATACCAGTCACTTTCCATCCTTTGCTG GGAAATGGTGCAGACTGCAGAGTTAGGAAAAATCAGTTCCAGGATTAA
- the LOC106776432 gene encoding cytochrome P450 71D11 isoform X2 yields the protein MESQPLHMFGLGISFFLFMILALKIGTNLKKTESSQKIPPGPWKLPVIGNIHNLLSSAPHTKLRDLAKIYGPLMHLQLGEVFTIIVSSPEYAKEIMKTHDLIFASRPTILASDIMAYESTDIMFSPYGKYRRQLRKICTLELFTHKRVNSFNPIREEELTNLVKMIDSHKGSPFNLTDALLSSVYNIISRASFGMKCKDQEEFISVLNEAITVGSGFNIGDLFPSAKWLQLLSGLRPKIERLHQQLDHILDGIINEHKEAKSKAREGHGEAQEDLVDVLLKFQDDNDTNQDIYLTNNNIKAIILDIFAAGGETSATTINWAMAEIIRDPRVMKKAQAEVREVFKMKGRVEGNSMNELMYLKSIVKETLRLHPPTPLLLPRKCGQTCEINGYQIPVESKVIVNAWAIGRDPNYWTEADSFYPERFIDNSIDYKGTNFEYIPFGAGRRICPGSTFGLVNIEVALAFLLYHFDWKLPKGMKNEDLDLTEQFGATVRRKEDLYLIPVTFHPLLGNGADCRVRKNQFQD from the exons ATGGAGTCTCAACCACTTCACATGTTTGGCCTTGGAATATCCTTTTTCCTCTTCATGATTCTGGCACTCAAAATAGGGACCAATCTGAAGAAAACTGAGTCATCTCAAAAAATACCACCGGGACCATGGAAGCTACCTGTCATAGGAAACATACACAATCTTCTTTCATCTGCACCACACACAAAATTAAGAGACTTGGCCAAAATATATGGTCCCTTGATGCATCTCCAACTTGGGGAGGTCTTCACAATCATTGTTTCCTCTCCAGAATATGCCAAGGAGATCATGAAAACCCATGATCTCATCTTTGCATCAAGGCCTACAATTCTAGCTTCTGATATAATGGCTTATGAGTCCACTGATATTATGTTTTCACCTTATGGAAAATATCGGAGACAGCTGAGAAAAATATGCACACTGGAGCTTTTCACTCACAAGCGTGTCAACTCATTCAATCCAATAAGAGAAGAAGAGCTCACCAATCTTGTCAAAATGATTGATTCACATAAAGGGTCACCCTTCAACCTCACCGATGCACTACTTTCATCGGTGTATAACATCATTTCAAGAGCTTCGTTTGGCATGAAATGCAAAGACCAAGAAGAATTCATATCAGTGCTAAACGAAGCCATAACAGTTGGATCAGGTTTTAACATTGGAGATTTGTTTCCTTCTGCTAAATGGCTTCAACTTTTGAGTGGTCTGAGGCCTAAGATTGAGAGGTTGCATCAACAACTTGATCACATACTAGATGGTATCATCAATGAACACAAGGAGGCAAAGTCAAAAGCCAGAGAAGGCCATGGTGAAGCACAGGAAGATTTGGTAGATGTTCTGCTAAAATTCCAGGATGATAATGATACCAACCAGGATATTTACTTAACTAACAACAACATCAAGGCTATAATCCTG GACATCTTTGCTGCTGGAGGTGAGACTTCTGCAACTACGATAAATTGGGCAATGGCTGAGATAATAAGGGATCCACGAGTAATGAAGAAAGCACAAGCTGAGGTGAGAGAGGTATTCAAAATGAAAGGAAGGGTTGAAGGAAATTCCATGAATGAACTCATGTATTTGAAATCAATTGTGAAAGAGACCCTGAGGTTACACCCTCCAACTCCTCTTTTACTTCCAAGAAAATGTGGACAGACATGTGAGATTAATGGATATCAAATACCAGTAGAAAGTAAGGTAATTGTGAATGCTTGGGCAATTGGAAGAGATCCAAACTACTGGACTGAAGCTGATAGCTTTTATCCAGAGAGATTCATTGATAACTCTATTGACTATAAAGGGACAAATTTTGAGTACATTCCATTTGGTGCTGGAAGAAGAATATGCCCAGGAAGCACCTTTGGTTTAGTCAATATTGAGGTTGCCCTTGCATTTTTGTTGTATCACTTTGATTGGAAGCTTCCAAAGGGAATGAAAAATGAGGACCTGGACCTCACCGAACAATTTGGAGCAACtgttagaagaaaagaagatcTATACTTGATACCAGTCACTTTCCATCCTTTGCTG GGAAATGGTGCAGACTGCAGAGTTAGGAAAAATCAGTTCCAGGATTAA
- the LOC106776987 gene encoding cytochrome P450 71D11: MDYELPKILSFTMPFILFIILALKKTESSQKIPPGPWKLPVIGNIHNLLSSAPHTKLRDLAKIYGPLMHLQLGEIFTIIVSSPEYAKEIMKTHDLIFSSRPKILASDILCYQSTDIVFSPYGNYWRQLRKICTVELFTQKRVNSFRPIRESEFTNLVKMIDSHQGSSINLTEAVLSSIYNIISRAAFGMKCKDQEEFISVVKEGALAVSGLSIGDLFPSAKWLQLVTGLKPKLEKLHRQIDRILGDIINEHQQTNPKATEGQGEADQDLVDVLLKFQDGNQRNHDICLTINNIKAIILDIFSAGGDTAASTINWAIAEMIRDPRVMKKAQDEVREVFNMKGRIDEICMDEVKYLKSVVKETLRLHPPAPLLLPRECREACEINGYDIPAKSKVIVNAWAIGRDPKYWSEAERFYPERFNDSSIDYKGSSFEYLPFGAGRRICPGITFGLINIEVALAYLLYHFDWKLPNEMKFGDLDMTEEFGVTVRRKNDLCLIPVTYSHARKL; this comes from the exons ATGGATTATGAGTTACCTAAGATATTATCCTTTACCATGCCCTTTATTCTCTTCATCATTTTGGCACTCAAGAAAACTGAGTCATCTCAAAAAATACCACCAGGACCATGGAAGCTACCTGTCATAGGAAACATACACAATCTTCTTTCATCTGCACCACACACAAAATTAAGAGACTTAGCCAAAATATATGGTCCCCTGATGCATCTCCAACTTGGAGAGATCTTCACAATCATTGTTTCCTCACCAGAATATGCCAAGGAGATCATGAAAACCCATGATCTCATCTTTTCATCAAGGCCTAAAATTCTAGCTTCTGATATATTGTGCTATCAATCCACTGATATTGTGTTTTCTCCTTATGGAAACTACTGGAGACAGCTACGAAAAATCTGCACAGTGGAACTTTTCACCCAGAAACGTGTCAACTCATTCAGACCAATAAGAGAATCTGAGTTCACCAATCTCGTTAAAATGATTGATTCTCATCAGGGATCTTCCATCAACCTCACTGAAGCAGTTCTTTCATCAATATATAACATCATTTCTAGAGCTGCGTTTGGCATGAAATGCAAAGACCAAGAAGAATTCATATCAGTGGTAAAAGAAGGAGCACTTGCTGTATCAGGTTTGAGCATTGGAGATTTGTTTCCTTCTGCCAAATGGCTTCAACTTGTTACTGGTTTGAAGCCTAAGCTTGAGAAGCTGCATCGACAAATTGATCGGATTCTGGGAGATATCATCAATGAACACCAACAGACAAATCCAAAAGCCACAGAAGGGCAGGGTGAAGCAGACCAAGATTTGGTAGATGTTCTCCTAAAATTCCAGGATGGTAATCAGAGAAACCATGATATCTGCTTAACTATTAACAATATCAAGGCTATAATCCTG GATATCTTTTCTGCTGGAGGAGATACAGCAGCTTCTACCATAAATTGGGCAATAGCAGAGATGATAAGGGATCCGAGAGTAATGAAGAAAGCACAAGATGAGGTGAGAGAGGTATTCAATATGAAAGGAAGGATTGATGAAATATGCATGGATGAAGTCAAGTACTTGAAATCAGTGGTCAAAGAGACCTTAAGGTTACACCCACCAGCTCCTCTTTTACTTCCAAGAGAATGTAGAGAAGCATGTGAGATTAATGGGTATGATATTCCAGCTAAAAGCAAGGTAATTGTGAATGCTTGGGCAATTGGAAGAGATCCTAAGTATTGGAGTGAAGCAGAGAGGTTTTATCCAGAGAGATTCAATGATAGCTCTATTGATTACAAAGGGAGTAGTTTTGAGTACCTTCCATTTGGTGCTGGAAGAAGAATATGCCCAGGTATCACATTTGGTTTGATAAATATTGAAGTGGCTCTTGCATATTTGTTGTATCACTTTGATTGGAAGCTtccaaatgaaatgaaatttgggGACTTGGACATGACTGAGGAATTTGGAGTGACtgttagaagaaaaaatgacCTATGCTTGATACCAGTCACTTATAGCCATGCAAGAAAGTTATGA
- the LOC106777271 gene encoding cytochrome P450 71D11: MHPKFLICISINQYKKRQEANFLRTLEPLFLTMEFQPLHMFGLAISFFLFMILALKIGTNLKKTESSQKIPPAPWKLPVIGNIHNVLSTTPHRKLRDLAKIYGPLMHLQLGEXFTIIVSSPEYAKEIMKTHDLIFASRPQNLASDIVGYQSTGIISAPCGNYWRQLRKICTVELLTQQRVNSFNPIREEEFTNLVKMIDSHKGSPFNLTEAVLSSIYNIISRAAFGMKCKDQEEFISVVKESLTVAAGFHIGDLFPSVKWLELVSGFRPKLENLHQKFDRILGDIVNEHIEAKSNASDGHVEAEEDLVDILLKFQDGNDRNQDICLTINNIKAIILDIFGAGGETSATTINWAMAEMIRDPRVLKKAQAEVREVFNMKGRVDELFMDELKYLKSVVKETLRLHPPAPLLLPRECGQTCEIKGYHIPAKSKVIVNAWAIGRDPKHWTDAERFHPERFTDSSISYKGINFEYIPFGAGRRICPGITLGLLNVELALAFLLYHFDWTLPNGTKSEDLDMSEKFGVTVRRKDDLYLIPLTSSPFLVP, from the exons ATGCACCCAAAGTTTCTTATCTGCATCAGCATAAACCAATATAAGAAGAGACAAGAAGCAAACTTTCTCAGAACTTTGGAACCCCTTTTTCTCACAATGGAGTTTCAACCACTTCACATGTTTGGCCTTGCAATATCCTTTTTCCTCTTCATGATTCTAGCACTCAAAATAGGGACCAATCTGAAGAAAACTGAGTCATCTCAAAAAATACCACCAGCACCATGGAAGCTACCTGTTATAGGAAACATACACAATGTTCTTTCAACTACACCACACAGAAAATTAAGAGACTTAGCCAAAATATATGGTCCCTTGATGCATCTCCAACTTGGNGAGNTCTTCACAATCATTGTTTCCTCACCAGAATATGCCAAGGAGATCATGAAAACCCATGATCTCATCTTTGCATCAAGGCCTCAAAATTTAGCTTCTGATATAGTGGGTTATCAATCCACTGGTATTATTTCAGCACCATGCGGAAATTATTGGAGGCAGCTGAGAAAAATATGCACAGTGGAGCTTTTAACCCAACAACGTGTCAATTCATTCAATCCAATAAGAGAAGAAGAGTTCACCAATCTTGTCAAAATGATTGATTCACATAAAGGCTCGCCCTTCAACCTCACTGAAGCAGTGCTTTCATCAATATATAACATCATTTCAAGAGCTGCTTTTGGCATGAAATGCAAAGACCAAGAAGAATTCATATCAGTGGTAAAAGAAAGCCTCACAGTTGCAGCAGGATTTCACATCGGAGATCTGTTTCCTTCTGTTAAATGGCTTGAACTTGTTAGTGGTTTCAGGCCAAAGCTTGAGAATCTGCATCAAAAATTTGATCGGATACTAGGAGACATCGTCAATGAACACATAGAAGCAAAGTCAAACGCCAGTGATGGCCATGTTGAAGCAGAGGAAGATTTGGTGGATATTCTCCTAAAATTCCAGGATGGTAATGATAGAAACCAAGATATTTGTTTAACAATTAACAATATCAAGGCTATAATTCTG GACATATTTGGTGCTGGAGGTGAGACATCAGCAACTACAATAAACTGGGCCATGGCAGAAATGATTAGGGATCCAAGAGTATTGAAGAAAGCACAAGCTGAGGTGAGAGAGGTATTCAATATGAAAGGAAGGGTTGATGAACTATTCATGGATGAACTCAAATATTTGAAATCGGTTGTAAAAGAGACCCTAAGGTTGCACCCACCAGCTCCTCTTTTACTTCCAAGAGAATGTGGACAAACATGTGAGATTAAAGGGTACCATATACCAGCCAAAAGTAAGGTAATTGTGAATGCTTGGGCAATAGGAAGAGATCCAAAGCATTGGACTGATGCAGAAAGGTTTCATCCAGAGAGATTCACTGATAGCTCAATTAGCTACAAAGGGATTAATTTTGAGTACATTCCATTTGGTGCTGGAAGAAGAATATGTCCAGGTATCACCTTAGGTTTACTAAATGTTGAGCTGGCCCTTGCATTTTTGTTGTATCACTTTGATTGGACACTTCCAAATGGAACTAAAAGTGAAGACTTGGACATGTCTGAGAAGTTTGGAGTCACTGTTAGAAGAAAAGATGACCTATACTTGATACCACTCACTTCTAGTCCTTTCTTGGTACCATAA
- the LOC106777237 gene encoding cytochrome P450 71D11 has translation MDLKIFDMLAPIALFFLMLVALKFWRNLTKTKPTPKTPPGPWKLPIIGNIPHLVTPTPHRKLRDLAKKYGPLMHLQLGEVFTVVVSSAECAKEIMKTHDLLFASRPLILASKIIGYDATNISFSPYGNYWRQLRKICTAELFTPKRLNSFKPIREEELSSLIKIIASENGSPFNLSEALLTSNYAIISRAAFGKTCKEQEQYISVQKEVLKAAGGFDIGDLFPSATWLQNFTGLRPTLERLHRKSDQILENIMREHKDKRSKSKEGLVEAEEDLVDVLLKFQDDSGENQDICLTDDNIKAIIDNIFAAGGETSATTIDWTMAEMIRNPRVMKRAQAEVREVFKMNGRVDETCINEMKYLLLVIKETLRLHPPAPLLLPRECGQTCEINGYDIPVKSKVIVNAWAIGRDPNSWSDPERFYPERFTDSCVDYKGNNFELIPFGAGRRICPGITFGLMNVELTLALLLYHFDWKLPNGMKAEELDMTEQFALTVRRKDGLFLIPSIATQWS, from the exons ATGGATCTTAAGATCTTTGATATGTTAGCTCCTATTGCCCTTTTCTTCCTGATGCTGGTGGCACTGAAATTTTGGAGGAATCTCACCAAAACTAAGCCAACTCCAAAGACACCTCCAGGGCCATGGAAGCTACCTATCATAGGAAACATACCTCATCTTGTTACACCAACACCACACAGAAAACTAAGAGACTTGGCCAAAAAATATGGGCCCTTGATGCATCTCCAACTTGGAGAGGTCTTCACTGTAGTTGTTTCCTCAGCAGAATGTGCCAAAGAGATAATGAAAACTCATGATCTTCTCTTTGCATCAAGGCCTCTGATTCTAGCTTCAAAGATAATCGGTTATGATGCCACAAACATATCTTTTTCCCCTTATGGAAATTATTGGAGACAGTTGAGGAAAATTTGCACAGCTGAGCTTTTCACTCCAAAACGTCTCAATTCTTTCAAGCCTATAAGAGAAGAAGAGCTCTCAAGTCTCATCAAAATCATTGCTTCAGAAAATGGATCACCATTCAATCTCTCTGAGGCACTTCTCACATCCAACTATGCAATAATTTCGAGGGCAGCTTTTGGCAAGACGTGCAAAGAGCAAGAACAATATATATCAGTGCAAAAGGAAGTGCTTAAGGCTGCAGGAGGATTTGACATTGGAGATTTGTTTCCTTCTGCCACATGGCTCCAAAATTTTACTGGTTTGAGGCCTACCCTTGAGAGATTGCACCGAAAAAGTGATCAAATACTTGAAAACATCATGAGGGAGCACAAAGATAAAAGGTCAAAATCCAAAGAAGGTCTGGTTGAAGCAGAAGAGGACCTTGTAGATGTCCTTCTAAAATTTCAGGATGATAGTGGTGAAAATCAGGATATTTGCTTGACTGATGACAACATTAAGGCTATAATTGAT AATATCTTTGCTGCTGGAGGTGAGACATCAGCAACTACCATAGATTGGACAATGGCAGAGATGATAAGGAATCCAAGGGTGATGAAGAGAGCACAGGCTGAAGTGAGAGAGGTATTCAAGATGAATGGAAGGGTTGATGAAACTTGCatcaatgaaatgaaatatttgCTGTTAGTTATCAAAGAGACATTGAGGTTACACCCACCAGCACCTCTTTTACTTCCAAGAGAATGTGGACAAACATGTGAGATTAATGGGTATGATATACCAGTCAAAAGCAAGGTAATTGTCAATGCCTGGGCTATTGGAAGAGATCCAAACAGTTGGAGTGACCCAGAGAGGTTTTATCCTGAGAGATTCACTGATAGCTGTGTTGATTACAAAGGGAATAATTTTGAGTTGATTCCATTTGGTGCTGGAAGAAGAATATGCCCAGGTATCACATTTGGTTTGATGAATGTTGAACTCACACTCGCACTTTTGTTGTATCACTTTGATTGGAAGCTTCCCAATGGAATGAAAGCTGAGGAATTGGACATGACTGAGCAATTTGCACTAACTGTTAGAAGAAAAGATGGCCTGTTTTTGATTCCCTCCATTGCAACACAATGGTCATAA
- the LOC106776430 gene encoding cytochrome P450 71D11-like: MTLAENTKKRQRQPNPHLYQVLVPSPFSSITMDSQLLNVSALFLSFLLFMILALKIGTNLKKTHSSPNIPPGPLKLPVIGNIHNLLSTTPHRKLRDLAQIYGPLMHLQLGEVFTIIVSSPEYAKEIMKTHDLIFASRPTILASDILSYQSTNIIFAPYGNYWRQLRKICTVELFTQKRVSSFQPIREEVLTHLVKMIDSHKGSPFNLTEAVLSSVYNIMSRAAFGMKCKDQEEFISAMKEAVESGSGFNIGDLFPSAKWLQIVTGLRPKLERLHGQVDRILGDIISEHKEAKSKGKGGQGEAEEDLVDVLLKFQDGNESNKDICLTIDNIKAIILDVFAAGGETSATTINWAMAEMTKDPRVMKKAEDEVREVFNMKGRVDEVCMDELKYLKLVVKETLRLHPPAPLLLPRESREECEINGYDIPVKSKVIVNAWAIGRDPKYWSEAERFYPERFIDSSVDYKGNNFEYIPFGAGKRICPGTTFGLISVELTLAFLLYHFDWKLPMGIKNEDLDMTEQFGVTVRRKDDLYLIPLTSSSFLVR, encoded by the exons ATGACATTAgcagaaaacacaaaaaagagaCAAAGACAACCAAATCCTCATCTTTATCAAGTCTTAGTTCCCTCACCATTCTCTTCCATCACCATGGATTCTCAACTGCTTAATGTATCAGCTCTTTTCCTCTCCTTTCTCCTCTTCATGATTTTGGCACTTAAAATAGGGACCAATCTCAAGAAAACTCACTCATCTCCAAACATACCCCCAGGACCATTGAAGCTACCTGTCATAGGAAACATACACAATCTTCTTTCAACTACACCACACAGAAAATTAAGAGACTTAGCCCAAATATATGGTCCCTTGATGCATCTCCAACTTGGGGAGGTCTTCACAATCATTGTTTCCTCACCAGAATATGCCAAGGAGATCATGAAAACCCATGATCTCATCTTTGCATCNAGGCCTACAATTCTAGCTTCTGATATATTATCTTATCAATccacaaatataatttttgcaCCCTATGGAAACTATTGGAGACAGCTACGAAAAATCTGCACAGTGGAGCTTTTCACCCAAAAACGTGTCAGCTCATTCCAGCCAATAAGAGAAGAAGTACTGACCCATCTTGTCAAAATGATCGATTCACATAAAGGCTCTCCCTTTAACCTCACTGAAGCAGTGCTTTCATCGGTATATAACATCATGTCAAGAGCTGCGTTTGGCATGAAATGCAAAGACCAAGAGGAATTCATATCAGCGATGAAAGAAGCCGTGGAAAGTGGATCGGGTTTTAACATAGGAGATCTGTTTCCTTCAGCTAAATGGCTTCAAATTGTTACTGGTTTGAGGCCTAAGCTCGAGAGACTGCATGGACAAGTTGATAGGATATTAGGAGACATCATCAGTGAACACAAAGAGGCAAAGTCCAAAGGCAAAGGAGGCCAAGGTGAAGCAGAGGAAGATTTGGTAGATGTGCTTCTAAAATTTCAGGATGGTAATGAAAGTAACAAGGATATTTGCTTAACTATTGACAATATCAAGGCTATAATCCTG GATGTGTTTGCTGCTGGAGGAGAGACATCTGCAACTACCATCAATTGGGCAATGGCAGAGATGACTAAGGATCCAAGAGTAATGAAGAAAGCAGAAGATGAGGTGAGAGAGGTATTCAATATGAAAGGAAGAGTAGATGAAGTTTGCATGGATGAactcaaatatttgaaattagtAGTGAAAGAGACCTTAAGGTTACATCCACCAGCTCCTCTTTTACTTCCAAGAGAAAGCAGAGAAGAATGTGAGATTAATGGGTATGATATTCCAGTGAAAAGCAAGGTAATTGTGAATGCTTGGGCAATTGGAAGAGATCCTAAGTATTGGAGTGAAGCAGAAAGGTTTTATCCAGAGAGATTCATTGATAGCTCTGTTGACTACAAAGGGAACAATTTTGAGTACATTCCTTTTGGTGCTGGAAAAAGAATATGCCCAGGCACCACATTTGGTTTGATAAGTGTTGAGCTAACACTTGCATTTTTGTTGTATCACTTTGATTGGAAGCTTCCCATGGGAATCAAAAATGAGGATTTGGACATGACTGAGCAATTTGGAGTCACTGTTAGAAGAAAAGATGACCTTTACTTGATACCTCtcacttcttcatcttttctGGTAAGATAA